A region of the Raphanus sativus cultivar WK10039 unplaced genomic scaffold, ASM80110v3 Scaffold5036, whole genome shotgun sequence genome:
aaatttcaattgaaataatagaaattgtaaaatgtattcatattatatttcaatttatattataaaaattcaaaactaaaatattttctatagatttttaaaattgaataatatgattttataaatataaattttatatttatcatattattatgatttttaatatttttataattacctaaaatgtaaatattgttaaattattatttaacagatgttgcgtttggtagtttaccagtcataagaatcccgcaaacgcaacaatttctaacagctgtaccagtcgtacaaatctctagaaaacgcttaaaaccgcaactatccgcacccgcaaactcccgcaaccgtcccgcaaccgcaaccgcaaccgctgcggttacaccagtcaggccctaaaaATAGCTATTTGCAATCGTTAGAAAGATCTTTAATTAGTCGTTACACCGTattcaattattaaaaaaaaaatttattaaacagAATATAGTAGCAATAATTTATGTCATATGATGAACACATAAATAAAACGGTATTGTGATTTAATTACGTAcgaaaacatattatatttaaaccaaaatcaATAATTCATTAGTTTGACTCGTATTATATCATGTAGCGAAGTATCTTGGACTTAGAACGCCGATAGCATACAAATGGGGGAGGTTCGCACGACCAAGACAAGTTGTGAAAAAAGGAATCAATTTCGCATTTGCAGGAGCTGGCGTGTTTGATACAATTTTCACAGTCCCTACCGCGAGTATGCAGATCAATTCCTTTGAACGACTTCTCCGGAAAAATGTTTATTCACCGGCCGATCTCAACTGTTCCGTAGCGTTTTTCAGCTTCATCGGCAATGACTATATCAAGTACAACATATTCAATGGTACCTCGCAGGTATACAAATTAATAATGATGTTATGTGGTTATAAAAGTTATCGGctactatattaaaatttgttGAGTAACACGATGAACTTAACTTGAAAAGAAGCTAGAAAATTATAAAGAGACTCGATTGGAACAACTACTCGTTtaagaatttttattaatactGTGAACAATAATTTTCAATTTACAAACTCTTATTTATTAGCTTCAGACCACCgaattttctcttcttttttttaattgttggAGGTTTTTTTCTAAACCAAAATAGATTATTGTACGTAACGAAATTATGTTAAAACCGTATATCGGGGGATTTAACTTACCACAAAAGGTAACAAgttaatcatttttttcataGGATACATAATAGTCATAACAAAATAAGAGTTACCAATGTTTAGGTAACCTTGATATTttcataacaaaagaaaatgaaatggcATGCAGGGCCGTCCAGCATTGATAAGGAGAGTTGTGAAACAGATTTTATTGGATGTAAAGCGAATTAAGGACTTGGGAGTGAGAAAGGTGCTTGTGGTTTTATCTCCACCGCAAAATTGTGTGCCGTTATATTCCACTTCTAAAGGCTGCAACACTAATAACACGTTCACGAAGCTCCACAACAGTCTTATCCGTGAAGGATTGAGAAAACTAAACGATGAGAATAATGATAAAAGCTTCCTCATGCTTGATCTCTACAAGGCTTTCATGACCATATTCAAGTATAGAGGAGTTCCAGGTACGTTGTTCtttcattcatttttttgtgtgttatAATCAGAGATAACGCTATGATACTGTTTATGAATAATCTATCGGTATCACTGAACCTAATAGAGTCTTTTTTATGCACAACTGGATAAAACATTCGTCCTTATCATTAAATTgttaaaagatattatacatAGGTCGCCTCACCTCCAAATTATCgaaatttatcttttatattaagATTAACTTATAAATTTCATGGACCTCTAAATCTTACATCCCACCTGGAACGTACTAGCGTACTTTTTTTTATACTGTGAGTAATTAAACTAGCATCATCATATGATAACTGTtctcaataaaagaaaataaaaagaggaCGTGAAACAATAGATAGTTCGAGAATGTAAGTTTGTGATACACATGTTTAACTTGGGCAGGGATTTCGACATTTCCGGAACCATTGAAGGCATGTTGTGTGGGAAGAAAAGGAGGAAACTCTTGTGGAGATGTAGACATACTGGGTAGAAGGTTATACAGTCTCTGCAAAGATCCAAAGTCATTCTTTTTCTGGGACAACGTTCATATCACTGATGAAGGATGGCGTTCTGTATTTTCTCTTCTCCTACCTGATTCACGATTTTGAGTTGAGTAGATATTCAACAATTTACCAGTACTCATAATGGATCATGTATGTcttcaaaacttcaactacTATTGGATTGGATGAGTAGccaattcatattttataaagcAACTCATATAAAAGATCCATTACGTGAAATAAGTGTGAAActtattaactaaaaataatgttacaagaaacttattaattaaaaattatgtgaATATATGTCTAAACCAACAATAAcaaaacaattataattttatgacaTTTGCTGTCAGGGCGGCCCTGAGTTTTAAGGGGCTATATAGACGATATTTTGAAAACTtcagttaaaatattttaggtaaAATTTGGGGGtctaaaaaaaacttttggagacttttgtatatgtaattttttaagaaaaatttgGAGGCACAGAGCCAATGTTTCATTAGagctaaaaccaaaaatatataatattatacccTTTGTTGCTCTAGCTTATGGCTTAACCAACCGAAGCAAGATCAAATTCGTTAGTAAGGAACACACGAGTACCTTCCACCAGAGATCataaaaaggagaagaaaatgGTGCTGAAATAGACTAGTGGACCTGTGGACGTTCAGGGTCCTTATGAGCTTTCATTCGGGAAGACATCTTTCAAAGGTTACCACAACGAGGAGACATTGTCTAACGTTGTTGCTGAGCTTCAGGCGAAGGATTTGATCAAAAGGTTGCTGAAGACGGATCCAGAGACGCGCCTTGAATGTAAAGCCATGGGATATCTATGAAAATGGTGCAACGAAAGTGACTTCTTGAAAACCGTAGGAGTTCATCTTGAGTTCGAGTTGTTTTGGGGGATAGAGTTATCAAGATTAGCGTTGTTGTTGTAAACAAGAGAGATAGCAGACATTGAGAGTAGATAACTAGAAACTGGTAATAACAAGAGAGACTGGAGAAAGGACACAAGAACATTAAATAGCAAATGCTAGAAAGAAGGAATACCTAAAGCTCAGAGCTATAACTTGGA
Encoded here:
- the LOC130507640 gene encoding GDSL esterase/lipase At2g36325-like: VAKYLGLRTPIAYKWGRFARPRQVVKKGINFAFAGAGVFDTIFTVPTASMQINSFERLLRKNVYSPADLNCSVAFFSFIGNDYIKYNIFNGTSQGRPALIRRVVKQILLDVKRIKDLGVRKVLVVLSPPQNCVPLYSTSKGCNTNNTFTKLHNSLIREGLRKLNDENNDKSFLMLDLYKAFMTIFKYRGVPGISTFPEPLKACCVGRKGGNSCGDVDILGRRLYSLCKDPKSFFFWDNVHITDEGWRSVFSLLLPDSRF